In Monomorium pharaonis isolate MP-MQ-018 chromosome 3, ASM1337386v2, whole genome shotgun sequence, a genomic segment contains:
- the LOC105835041 gene encoding serine/threonine-protein kinase PAK mbt, with amino-acid sequence MFTKKKKKPQISTPTNFEHRVHTGFDKREGKFVGLPLQWASIVGNNQILKSSNRPLPLVDPSEITPTEILDLKTIVRGHNDPRISRPLATDRTVENGLPKISTVARSNSLRSSSPPRLRRDYRHNSNLPPSVPEGQEIPSNINQGFINFGKPHNYMDKLRQNSPSVGSGLNSMIPNLQNLNPNMQSSPNLAHSGSNVPNLSLNFQNLSPIVNSQAPVQSPNTPQLLDTELHRLNSQMAMASSQYNGNVQGSTVEAPREHQVGQNVLLHKLQPKISPVGSIASQRPLSQLSSHNVNKYPQTYMSENTSNLQSYLKKPMETSQSMHNLSKPNLPSGVSGTNSTPDQNQNMKSAVSSGNLAVASSNNTNKQTEQRLTHEQFRAALQMVVSQGDPRENLENFLKIGEGSTGTVCIATDKSTNRQVAVKKMDLRKQQRRELLFNEVVIMRDYHHPNIVEMYNSFLVDDELWVVMEYLEGGALTDIVTHSRMDESQIATVCSQCLKPLAYLHSQGVIHRDIKSDSILLTADGRVKLSDFGFCAQVSQELPKRKSLVGTPYWMSPEVISRLAYGPEVDIWSLGIMIIEMIDGEPPFFNEPPLQAMRRIRDMPPPKLRNFHKVSPRLQGFLERMLVRDPAQRATAAELLQHPFLRQAQSPSILIPLMRGARHTNC; translated from the exons ATGTTCactaagaagaaaaagaaaccaCAGATCTCTACCCCGACCAACTTTGAGCACAGAGTACATACTGGATTCGACAAACGCGAGGGCAAGTTCGTTGGGCTGCCACTACAATGGGCTTCCATAGTCGGAAACAACCAGATTCTGAAGTCAAGCAACAGACCACTGCCTTTAGTTGATCCAAGCGAGATCACGCCTACTGAGATCCTTGACTTGAAGACCATTGTAAGAGGCCACAATGACCCTAGGATAAGTAGACCACTTGCTACTGACAGAACCGTAGAGAATGGCCTGCCCAAGATCAGTACGGTTGCCCGTTCCAATTCTCTACGTTCTTCAAGTCCACCACGACTTAGGAGAGATTACAG gCATAATAGCAACCTGCCACCATCCGTTCCTGAAGGTCAAGAGATACCTTCAAATATTAATCAGGGCTTCATAAACTTTGGCAAACCACATAACTACATGGATAAACTAAGGCAAAATTCCCCGAGTGTTGGCAGTGGACTAAATTCCATGATCCCAAATCTTCAAAATCTCAATCCTAATATGCAATCTTCGCCAAATTTAGCTCACTCGGGCTCAAATGTACCAAATCTATCTTTAAATTTCCAAAACTTAAGTCCTATTGTAAATTCACAAGCTCCAGTACAAAGTCCAAATACGCCACAACTTCTTGATACAGAATTGCATAGATTAAATTCGCAAATGGCCATGGCATCAAGTCAATATAATGGCAATGTACag GGTTCAACTGTAGAAGCACCAAGGGAACATCAAGTTGGCCAAAATGTCTTATTACACAAGCTACAGCCAAAAATTTCACCAGTGGGCTCAATAGCCTCACAACGACCTCTGAGTCAATTGAGTTCacataatgttaataaatatccTCAGACATATATGTCTGAAAATACATCTAATCTTCAATCGTATTTGAAAAAACCGATGGAAACTTCCCAATCAATGCATAATTTATCAAAGCCAAACTTACCATCCGGAGTGTCAGGAACCAATTCTACTCCAgatcaaaatcaaaatatgaaaagtgCTGTCTCCTCGGGAAACTTAGCAGTTGCGAGTTCAAACAATACTAATAAACAAACGGAGCAGAGACTTACACACGAACAATTCCGGGCTGCTTTACAAATGGTg gTCAGCCAAGGTGATCCAAGAGAAAATTTAGAGAATTTCTTGAAGATTGGCGAAGGTAGCACAGGAACTGTATGCATAGCTACAGATAAGAGTACAAACCGTCAAGTTGCAGTCAAGAAAATGGATTTAAGGAAACAGCAAAGACgcgaattactttttaatgaaGTCGTTATTATGAGGGACTACCATCATCCAAACATAGTTGAGATGTATAATAGTTTCTTGGTGGATGATGAATTATGGGTAGTTATGGAATATCTAGAAGGAGGTGCATTAACCGATATCGTAACGCATTCAAGAATGGATGAAAGTCAGATAGCTACAGTGTGTTCTCAATGTCTTAAGCCACTGGCATATTTACACTCACAAGGTGTTATACACAGGGATATTAAGTCTGATTCAATATTACTTACGGCGGATGGTAGAGTAAAATTGTCAGATTTTGGTTTTTGTGCTCAAGTTTCTCAAGAATTACCAAAGCGAAAGTCTCTTGTTGGAACTCCATACTGGATGAGTCCGGAAGTTATTTCAAG ATTGGCATATGGACCTGAAGTAGATATCTGGTCATTAGGAATCATGATCATTGAAATGATCGACGGTGAGCCACCATTTTTCAATGAGCCACCTCTACAAGCTATGAGACGCATCAGGGATATGCCACCaccaaaattaagaaattttcataaa GTTAGTCCACGTCTTCAAGGTTTCCTTGAACGAATGCTTGTGCGTGATCCAGCGCAACGAGCCACGGCAGCTGAATTATTACAACATCCATTCCTTAGGCAGGCTCAAAGTCCTAGTATCTTGATTCCCTTAATGAGAGGCGCCAGACACACAAATTGTTGA